A window of Patescibacteria group bacterium contains these coding sequences:
- the lgt gene encoding prolipoprotein diacylglyceryl transferase, translating into MININPNPIFFEIGFVRIYWYGLIMISAIITGICVIIKISKNKSYDLDKLWDLFFYLILFGVIGARLYQVLFFNWNYYQNNFLEIFSIWNGGMAIQGTIIACIITLFVYSKKHKLYFLEYADLLVVALPLGQAIGRWGNFFNSELYGRVSNFPWAIYIKSTGNFHQPLFFYESILDLILFFILLHIYKKSLHYGYVFYFYIFGYGIIRFFMEFLRIDNTPTIYNIRLPQIISAVFVIISGFLLYLTKKNKSSIINSYK; encoded by the coding sequence ATGATAAATATAAATCCAAATCCAATATTTTTTGAAATCGGTTTTGTGAGAATTTATTGGTATGGGTTAATAATGATTTCTGCAATAATAACTGGAATTTGTGTGATTATAAAAATATCAAAAAATAAATCTTATGATTTGGATAAATTGTGGGATTTATTTTTTTACTTGATTTTGTTTGGTGTTATTGGCGCACGTTTGTACCAAGTTTTATTTTTTAATTGGAATTATTATCAAAATAATTTTTTAGAAATATTTTCTATTTGGAATGGTGGCATGGCAATACAGGGGACTATAATAGCGTGCATTATTACTCTTTTTGTATACTCTAAAAAACACAAATTATATTTTTTGGAGTATGCTGATTTATTAGTCGTAGCACTTCCACTTGGTCAGGCAATTGGTAGATGGGGTAATTTTTTTAATTCAGAATTATATGGAAGGGTTTCAAATTTTCCCTGGGCAATTTATATAAAATCGACTGGGAACTTTCATCAACCATTATTTTTTTATGAATCAATATTGGATTTAATATTATTTTTTATTTTATTGCACATTTATAAAAAATCACTGCATTATGGATATGTTTTTTACTTTTATATTTTTGGTTATGGAATTATAAGGTTTTTTATGGAATTTTTGAGAATTGATAATACTCCTACTATATATAACATTAGATTACCTCAAATTATAAGTGCTGTTTTTGTCATAATTTCAGGGTTTTTATTGTATTTGACAAAAAAGAATAAAAGTAGTATAATAAATAGTTATAAATAA
- a CDS encoding DUF5663 domain-containing protein: MIFSKQQEQDSLQFIIQDIIKQANLENLPEQEKQAFASQLEMQFNRRIGLIIMDNLDDASIEEYSKIIKDNPFPNPDELQKFLEKHIPDYGEKLKVGIDNFVKEILLTLKK, from the coding sequence ATGATTTTTTCAAAGCAACAAGAACAAGACTCACTTCAATTTATAATTCAAGATATTATAAAACAGGCAAATCTTGAAAATTTACCTGAGCAAGAAAAACAAGCTTTTGCATCTCAGCTTGAAATGCAATTTAATAGAAGAATTGGTCTTATTATTATGGACAATTTAGATGATGCTAGTATAGAAGAGTACTCAAAAATTATAAAAGACAATCCATTTCCAAATCCAGATGAGCTTCAAAAATTTTTGGAAAAACATATTCCTGATTATGGTGAAAAATTAAAAGTAGGAATAGATAATTTTGTAAAAGAAATTTTATTAACTTTAAAGAAATAA
- a CDS encoding thioredoxin domain-containing protein: MFQKNNNIKNDNLQKVSYYSTKKKKIIDLFIGFFGGAIMLIIFLSIILNIFFNKISISSTLHYVCYIIATIIIIILIVLFFRINRKFISIGILISLLVAVSLFMKQVYFYKDAMETGGIIKNTILGQYSIYDGNSDIQETDVSRSELETVSDPHMGTDTPIMTIVEFGDFSCPYCFIMHRVLRDFIMENATKVQLIFRDFPLEEDYNRAMIANCAFEQGKFWQMHDNLFLYQESFNENMVNQFLKEAEIDVDKFNACRSEQRYKSEIEEDLVVGLKAGMSGTPTLFINGYKFAGVIPRTVLDQILVEIEKENK, encoded by the coding sequence ATGTTTCAAAAAAATAATAATATAAAAAATGATAATTTACAAAAAGTTAGTTATTATTCAACAAAAAAGAAAAAAATAATAGATTTGTTTATTGGTTTTTTTGGTGGTGCAATTATGTTGATTATATTTTTATCTATTATTTTGAATATATTTTTTAATAAAATATCAATATCTTCAACTTTACATTATGTATGTTATATTATTGCTACAATAATAATAATTATATTGATTGTATTATTTTTTAGAATTAATAGAAAATTTATTTCTATTGGAATATTAATTTCTTTATTAGTAGCCGTATCTTTATTTATGAAACAGGTCTATTTTTATAAAGACGCAATGGAAACGGGTGGGATTATTAAAAATACAATCTTAGGCCAATATTCAATATATGATGGAAATAGTGATATTCAAGAAACAGATGTTTCAAGAAGTGAATTGGAAACTGTATCTGATCCTCATATGGGGACAGATACTCCAATTATGACTATAGTAGAATTTGGTGATTTTAGTTGTCCATATTGTTTTATAATGCATAGAGTACTCCGTGATTTTATAATGGAAAATGCTACAAAAGTACAACTTATTTTTAGAGACTTTCCATTGGAAGAAGATTATAATAGGGCCATGATTGCAAATTGTGCATTTGAGCAAGGAAAATTTTGGCAAATGCATGACAATTTATTTTTGTATCAAGAAAGTTTTAATGAAAATATGGTAAATCAATTTTTAAAAGAGGCTGAAATAGATGTAGATAAATTTAATGCTTGTAGATCTGAACAAAGATATAAATCAGAAATAGAAGAAGATCTTGTTGTTGGGCTAAAGGCAGGAATGTCTGGTACGCCAACTTTATTTATAAATGGTTACAAATTTGCAGGAGTAATTCCTCGTACAGTATTGGATCAAATTTTGGTAGAAATTGAAAAAGAAAATAAATGA
- the gatA gene encoding Asp-tRNA(Asn)/Glu-tRNA(Gln) amidotransferase subunit GatA, translating to MENFTIEKLRKAYKDKQILCSEFVRRCFVNIKNDKLNDFITLFEDDAISQAKKIDKKIVGGILLKNLEGIPIAIKDNILIEGKKTTSASKMLENYIAPYDATVIKKLKESGVIILGKTNMDEFAMGASNETSYFGSVLNPCDNTLVPGGSSGGSAAAVASNHSIFALGSDTGGSIRQPAAFCGVVGFKPSYGSVSRYGLMSLASSLDQIGPLANSVEDVVAISNIIFGKDEKDMTSVDRKNINIKNIKKGIKKKVIGYPKKYHELSIDQDIKNSFEDVLEKLKRDGITLKEIDLSFMDEALAVYYIIQPAEASTNLARFDGLRYGFNVKNSKDLLDNYLKNRTNGFGDEVKRRIIMGTYVLSQGYRDAYYNMAKSIEKDIQLRFDKIFKEIDCLILPTTPSKAFKLNEKIEDPLTMYLADIFTVSANIAGLPAISIPIVKDPLPIGLQIMGGFMKDETVLNFAWNIEKMIENYKLAKN from the coding sequence ATGGAAAATTTTACTATAGAAAAATTAAGAAAAGCATACAAAGATAAGCAAATATTATGTTCTGAGTTTGTAAGAAGATGTTTTGTAAATATAAAAAATGACAAATTAAATGACTTTATAACATTGTTTGAGGATGATGCCATAAGTCAGGCAAAAAAAATTGATAAAAAAATTGTTGGAGGCATACTATTAAAAAATTTAGAAGGAATTCCAATTGCCATAAAAGATAATATTTTAATAGAAGGCAAGAAGACTACATCTGCGTCAAAAATGTTGGAAAACTATATAGCTCCATATGATGCAACTGTTATAAAAAAACTAAAAGAATCAGGAGTAATAATCTTAGGAAAAACAAATATGGATGAATTTGCTATGGGTGCTTCAAATGAAACATCGTATTTTGGATCAGTTTTAAATCCATGTGACAACACACTGGTTCCAGGTGGTTCTTCTGGTGGTAGTGCTGCCGCAGTTGCTTCAAATCACTCTATTTTTGCGCTTGGTAGTGATACTGGAGGTTCTATAAGACAGCCAGCAGCATTTTGTGGTGTAGTTGGATTTAAACCAAGTTATGGAAGTGTTTCTAGGTATGGACTTATGTCTCTTGCTTCATCACTTGATCAAATTGGACCATTGGCAAATTCTGTAGAAGATGTAGTTGCTATTTCAAATATTATATTTGGAAAAGATGAAAAAGACATGACAAGTGTTGATAGAAAAAATATAAATATAAAAAATATAAAAAAAGGTATAAAGAAAAAGGTAATTGGATATCCCAAAAAATATCATGAATTATCAATTGATCAAGATATAAAAAATAGTTTTGAAGATGTGTTAGAAAAATTAAAGAGAGACGGGATAACACTAAAAGAAATAGATCTATCTTTTATGGATGAAGCACTTGCAGTCTACTATATAATACAACCAGCAGAGGCATCTACAAATCTTGCTAGATTTGATGGACTTAGATATGGATTTAATGTAAAAAATTCTAAAGATCTTCTAGATAATTATTTAAAGAATAGAACGAATGGTTTTGGTGATGAAGTAAAACGTAGAATTATTATGGGTACATATGTTTTGTCTCAAGGCTATAGAGATGCATATTATAATATGGCAAAATCTATTGAAAAAGATATACAATTGAGATTTGATAAGATTTTCAAAGAAATTGATTGTTTGATATTACCAACTACTCCAAGTAAAGCTTTTAAATTAAATGAAAAAATAGAAGATCCTCTTACGATGTATCTTGCTGATATATTTACAGTCTCTGCAAATATTGCCGGGCTTCCAGCAATTTCTATTCCAATTGTAAAAGATCCGCTCCCCATAGGATTACAAATTATGGGTGGATTTATGAAGGATGAGACGGTTTTAAATTTTGCATGGAATATAGAAAAAATGATTGAAAACTATAAATTAGCAAAAAATTAA
- a CDS encoding aspartyl/glutamyl-tRNA amidotransferase subunit C gives MSKKDELKKIAYLARLEIKDNESDSFFSKILGVLDYMKKVQDHKFLKKEGVVFEKDILLRNDDVINTKDKYLIDQFIEKENNLLKVKKVL, from the coding sequence ATGAGTAAAAAAGATGAATTAAAAAAAATTGCATATCTTGCAAGGTTAGAAATTAAAGACAATGAATCTGATAGTTTTTTTTCTAAAATATTAGGAGTACTTGATTATATGAAAAAAGTTCAAGATCATAAATTTTTGAAAAAAGAAGGTGTTGTATTTGAGAAAGATATTTTGTTAAGAAATGATGACGTAATAAATACAAAAGACAAATATTTAATAGATCAATTTATTGAGAAAGAAAATAATTTATTAAAAGTTAAAAAAGTTTTATAA
- a CDS encoding glycosyltransferase family 2 protein, giving the protein MKLIIFLPVYNEEANILSVLERIPKNIPNIDILEVLAIEDGSCDSSLNILKQHNVSIISHIQNMGLSISFQDALEYAINNSADILLSIDSDNQFDPQEIEKVIKPILEKKSDIVLGNRFKNGKPKNMPTIKFFGNIIMSKIINFITGYKFQDVSCGFRAYSKDALLNLNLFGKFTYTHETILDLCVKNKQFLEVPISVQYFDNRKSHISSNLFKYAIKTILIMINSLISYRPLFLFGGIGFVLFLFGLIPDIFILVYYINYGQLSPYKIYAFVGGFLNILGILFIIIGLALQSLKVIRMNQEKILYNQKKFK; this is encoded by the coding sequence ATGAAATTAATAATATTTTTGCCAGTTTATAATGAAGAGGCTAATATTCTGAGTGTTTTAGAAAGAATACCTAAAAACATACCAAATATAGATATTTTGGAGGTTTTGGCTATAGAAGATGGGTCTTGTGATTCATCGTTAAATATACTAAAACAACATAATGTTAGTATAATTAGTCATATCCAAAATATGGGTTTAAGTATTTCATTTCAAGATGCACTAGAATATGCAATTAACAATAGTGCAGATATTTTGCTCTCCATAGATTCTGATAACCAGTTTGATCCACAAGAAATAGAAAAAGTTATTAAACCGATACTCGAAAAAAAATCAGATATTGTACTTGGTAATAGATTTAAAAATGGAAAGCCAAAAAATATGCCAACTATAAAATTTTTTGGAAATATTATAATGTCAAAAATAATAAATTTTATAACAGGTTACAAATTTCAAGATGTTTCGTGTGGATTTAGAGCTTATTCGAAAGACGCACTTTTGAATCTTAATTTATTTGGAAAATTTACATATACTCATGAAACAATACTTGATCTATGTGTAAAAAATAAACAATTTTTAGAAGTTCCAATTTCAGTGCAATATTTTGACAATAGAAAGTCTCATATATCTTCTAATCTTTTCAAGTATGCAATAAAGACTATTTTAATAATGATAAATTCACTGATATCTTATAGACCATTATTTCTTTTTGGTGGAATTGGTTTTGTATTATTTTTATTTGGTTTAATTCCAGATATATTTATTCTTGTTTATTATATTAATTATGGACAACTTTCTCCTTATAAAATATATGCTTTTGTTGGAGGATTTTTGAACATTTTAGGAATACTTTTTATTATAATAGGGCTAGCTCTTCAATCTTTGAAAGTAATTCGTATGAATCAAGAGAAAATTTTATATAACCAAAAAAAATTTAAATAA
- the ligA gene encoding NAD-dependent DNA ligase LigA, translating to MINQHIKIRIEKLKKEIEYNRYLYHVLDKQEISDGALDSLKKELVDLENQYPEFITSDSPSLRVSGKALDKFEKVTHRFPVLSLQDIFTPEEIFDWELRNKKIADGNYDYFCELKLDGLTIVLTYEKGILKNAATRGDGSIGEDVTNNIRTIESIPLKLKESKKYNLPEILTIRGEVLLSKTHFNKLNLERKGKSLALFANPRNVAAGSIRQLDPSITASRKLIYFAYDIKENIGQKTHEEVHEILHELGFRVNPHNEYCKNIGEVKTYLNKWDKKRKSLDYLTDGVVIVTNNIDIELKLGSIGKSERWMIAYKFQAEQVTTKVLDVIVQVGRTGALTPVAILETRFLAGSRVSRATLHNFDEINRLGLLIGDTVVIQKAGDVIPEIVKVLPRLRTGLEKKIIIPKKCPICRSDVFKKDGEVNYYCSNSTCYSVQKENIVHFVSKKALNIDGMGIRIIEQLMAVGLIKNISDIFRLKKDDLVPLERFADKSSDNLIESINNSKKVTLSKFIYSLGIRHIGEETSILLADRFGSIANLTNTTLEKINDVYDIGPKVAESVYKYFHNKKNLNLIDDLFKLGLKIQNTKKDHKLIEKTFVLTGSLEKFGRDEAKNIIRSQGGKISSSISKNVDYLLVGNEPGSKYEKAKQLNINIINEKEFIDMTS from the coding sequence ATGATAAATCAGCATATAAAAATCAGAATAGAAAAATTAAAAAAAGAAATAGAATATAATAGATATTTGTATCATGTCTTGGATAAACAAGAGATAAGTGATGGGGCTCTTGATTCTTTAAAAAAAGAATTGGTTGATTTAGAAAATCAATATCCAGAATTTATTACAAGTGATTCCCCAAGTCTGAGAGTTAGTGGTAAGGCGCTTGATAAATTTGAAAAAGTTACTCATAGATTTCCAGTTTTATCTTTGCAAGATATTTTTACTCCTGAAGAAATTTTTGATTGGGAGCTGAGAAATAAGAAAATAGCAGATGGTAATTATGATTATTTTTGTGAATTGAAATTAGATGGACTTACAATAGTTCTTACTTATGAAAAAGGAATTTTGAAAAATGCCGCAACTCGAGGTGATGGATCTATAGGAGAAGATGTCACGAATAATATCAGGACAATAGAAAGTATTCCATTGAAACTCAAAGAGTCAAAAAAATATAACTTACCAGAAATATTAACTATAAGAGGAGAGGTATTGCTTAGTAAAACTCATTTTAATAAATTAAATTTAGAAAGAAAGGGAAAATCTTTAGCACTTTTTGCAAATCCTAGAAATGTAGCAGCTGGAAGTATAAGACAGCTTGACCCAAGCATTACAGCCAGTAGAAAACTTATTTATTTTGCCTATGATATAAAAGAAAATATTGGTCAAAAGACACATGAAGAAGTTCATGAAATTTTACATGAATTAGGATTTAGAGTTAATCCTCATAATGAATATTGTAAAAATATAGGAGAGGTAAAAACATATTTAAATAAATGGGATAAAAAAAGAAAGTCATTGGATTATCTTACAGATGGAGTTGTTATAGTTACAAATAATATTGATATTGAATTAAAATTGGGTAGTATTGGTAAATCAGAAAGATGGATGATAGCATATAAATTTCAAGCCGAACAAGTAACCACAAAAGTACTTGATGTGATAGTACAAGTTGGAAGAACTGGTGCTCTTACTCCAGTTGCTATTTTGGAAACAAGATTTTTAGCTGGATCTCGTGTATCTAGAGCAACTCTACATAATTTTGATGAAATAAATAGACTTGGGCTTTTGATAGGAGATACTGTTGTAATACAAAAAGCCGGTGATGTTATTCCAGAAATAGTAAAAGTTCTACCAAGACTTAGAACAGGTTTAGAGAAAAAAATTATAATTCCAAAAAAGTGTCCAATTTGTCGCAGTGATGTATTTAAAAAAGATGGGGAAGTAAATTATTATTGTTCCAATTCAACATGTTATTCAGTACAAAAAGAAAATATAGTGCATTTTGTTTCAAAAAAAGCATTGAATATAGACGGAATGGGTATTAGGATTATAGAGCAGTTGATGGCAGTTGGTCTTATAAAAAATATTTCAGATATTTTTAGATTAAAAAAAGATGATCTAGTTCCACTCGAAAGATTTGCAGATAAGTCGTCTGACAACTTAATAGAATCTATAAATAATAGCAAAAAAGTAACTTTATCTAAATTTATATACTCATTAGGAATAAGACATATAGGAGAAGAAACTAGTATATTATTGGCTGATAGATTTGGATCTATTGCAAATTTAACAAACACAACACTAGAAAAAATAAATGATGTTTATGATATAGGACCAAAAGTAGCAGAAAGTGTTTATAAATATTTTCACAATAAAAAAAATTTGAATTTAATAGATGATTTATTTAAATTGGGTTTAAAAATACAAAATACAAAAAAAGATCATAAACTTATTGAAAAAACTTTTGTTTTAACTGGATCCTTGGAGAAATTTGGAAGAGATGAAGCAAAAAATATTATAAGATCACAGGGAGGAAAAATTAGTTCATCAATTAGTAAAAATGTAGATTATTTATTAGTTGGAAACGAGCCAGGTTCTAAATATGAAAAGGCAAAACAATTAAATATAAATATCATAAATGAAAAAGAATTTATTGATATGACTTCTTAA